The Apium graveolens cultivar Ventura chromosome 11, ASM990537v1, whole genome shotgun sequence genome has a window encoding:
- the LOC141697368 gene encoding metallothionein-like protein type 2, translated as MSCCGGNCGCGAGCKCGNGCGGCGMYPDVEKNTTATIIDGVAPTKTFSQGSEMSFTTEGGHACKCGSNCTCNPCKC; from the exons ATGTCTTGCTGTGGAGGAAACTGTGGTTGTGGTGCTGGCTGCAAGTGCGGCAATGGCTGTGGAGG ATGCGGAATGTACCCTGATGTGGAGAAGAACACAACTGCAACCATCATTGATGGAGTTGCACCAACAAAGAC GTTTTCTCAGGGTTCAGAGATGAGCTTTACAACTGAAGGAGGGCATGCCTGCAAGTGCGGATCAAACTGCACATGTAATCCGTGCAAATGTTAA